From Rhodococcus antarcticus, the proteins below share one genomic window:
- a CDS encoding CCA tRNA nucleotidyltransferase, producing the protein MSTPDPADERRARLLAGAQTALRTLEPVLDPLAARFTAAGHKLHLVGGSVRDAVLGRLGTDLDLTTDARPGQVQVLLRGWADAQWDTGIAFGTVSAEKDGQQVEITTYRADAYDRVGRNPEVVYGDSLAGDLVRRDFAVNALAVRLGGEPELVDLFGGVDDLVAGVLDTPGAPEDSFADDPLRMLRAARFVSQLGFTVAPRVQAAMTAMAAEIGRITAERVRAELDKLLCGEHPGEGIDLLVGTGLAELVLPEVPAMRLEIDEHHQHKDVYAHSLTVLQQAIDLELADPEHESPDLVLRWAALLHDIGKPATRRHEAAGGVSFHHHEVVGAKMTRKRLKALKHSKQVTEDVAHLVFLHLRFHGYGGGEWTDSAVRRYVTDAGPQLRQLHKLVRADSTTRNARRAAALQATYDDLEARIDRIAADEDLARVRPDLDGNAIMALLGVPAGPVVGRAWKHLKELRLDRGPLSRDDAEAALLAWAQEQGIAPPA; encoded by the coding sequence CCCGCTGGCCGCCCGCTTCACCGCCGCCGGGCACAAGCTGCACCTGGTCGGCGGCAGCGTGCGTGACGCCGTGCTCGGGCGCCTGGGCACCGACCTCGACCTCACCACCGACGCCCGCCCCGGGCAGGTCCAGGTGCTGCTGCGCGGCTGGGCCGACGCCCAGTGGGACACCGGCATCGCCTTCGGCACGGTGAGCGCGGAGAAGGACGGCCAGCAGGTGGAGATCACCACCTACCGCGCCGACGCCTACGACCGGGTCGGCCGCAACCCCGAGGTGGTCTACGGCGACTCGTTGGCCGGGGACCTGGTGCGGCGCGACTTCGCGGTGAACGCCCTGGCCGTCCGCCTGGGCGGGGAGCCCGAGCTGGTGGACCTCTTCGGCGGGGTGGACGACCTCGTCGCCGGCGTCCTGGACACCCCGGGTGCGCCGGAGGACTCCTTCGCCGACGACCCGCTGCGGATGCTGCGCGCGGCCCGGTTCGTCTCCCAGCTGGGGTTCACCGTCGCCCCCCGGGTACAGGCGGCGATGACGGCCATGGCTGCCGAGATCGGTCGGATCACCGCCGAGCGGGTGCGCGCCGAGCTGGACAAGCTGCTCTGCGGGGAGCACCCCGGCGAGGGGATCGACCTGCTGGTGGGCACCGGGCTGGCCGAGCTCGTGCTGCCCGAGGTGCCGGCCATGCGGCTGGAGATCGACGAGCACCACCAGCACAAGGACGTCTACGCGCACTCGCTGACCGTGCTGCAGCAGGCCATCGACCTGGAGCTGGCCGATCCCGAGCACGAGAGCCCCGACCTGGTGCTGCGCTGGGCCGCCCTGCTGCACGACATCGGCAAGCCCGCCACGCGCAGGCACGAGGCCGCGGGCGGGGTGAGCTTCCACCACCACGAGGTGGTCGGGGCGAAGATGACCCGCAAGCGGCTCAAGGCGCTCAAGCACTCCAAGCAGGTGACCGAGGACGTGGCCCACCTGGTGTTCCTGCACCTGCGCTTCCACGGCTACGGCGGCGGGGAGTGGACCGACTCCGCGGTGCGCCGCTACGTCACCGACGCGGGCCCGCAGCTGCGGCAGCTGCACAAGCTGGTACGGGCGGACTCCACCACCCGCAACGCCCGCCGCGCCGCGGCGCTGCAGGCCACCTACGACGACCTCGAGGCACGCATCGACCGGATCGCGGCCGACGAGGACCTCGCGCGGGTGCGGCCGGACCTCGACGGCAACGCGATCATGGCGCTGCTGGGGGTACCGGCGGGGCCCGTCGTCGGGCGGGCGTGGAAGCACCTCAAGGAGCTCCGCCTGGACCGCGGGCCGCTCTCGCGCGACGACGCGGAAGCCGCTCTGCTGGCCTGGGCGCAGGAGCAGGGGATCGCCCCGCCGGCCTGA
- a CDS encoding malate:quinone oxidoreductase has protein sequence MTTAPQHTDGDPVDVLLIGGGIMSATLGALLTRLQPDWTIAVHERLEAVALESSAAWNNAGTGHSALCELNYTPQKADGSIDISKAVSINEELQVSKQFWSTLVENGLIESPREFINPVPHVSFVHGAADVAFLRQRYELLSDHPLFAGMEYTEDPETIARWAPLMAAERDFAASPVAMTRADAGTDVDFGSLTRHLFDYVERGGAQLHFRHEVRDLTRGRDGLWEASVKDLASGRRSTVRARFVFIGSGGGALTLLQKSGISEGRGLGGFPVSGQWLRCTNPEVIAQHQAKVYGKEAVGAPPMSVPHLDTRVIDGQQDLLFGPYAGFSPKFLKNGKLTDLLSSVKLHNLLPLLSVGLHNTGLVKYLVGQVLQSRKARLRALQQFVPTARLEDWELVTAGQRVQVIKPRGEGQTGARGTLQFGTELVTAADGSVAALLGASPGASTAVPVMLKLLAQCFPDKKAQWAPVLTELVPSYGTTLADNPELLATVHETTAAELELTWVGGQPERVTA, from the coding sequence GTGACCACGGCACCGCAGCACACCGACGGCGATCCCGTCGACGTCCTCCTCATCGGCGGCGGCATCATGAGCGCCACCCTCGGAGCGCTGCTCACCCGCCTGCAGCCCGACTGGACCATCGCCGTGCACGAGCGGCTCGAGGCCGTCGCGCTGGAGAGCTCGGCCGCCTGGAACAACGCCGGGACCGGTCACTCCGCGCTCTGCGAGCTCAACTACACCCCCCAGAAGGCCGACGGCAGCATCGACATCAGCAAGGCCGTCTCGATCAACGAGGAGCTGCAGGTCTCCAAGCAGTTCTGGTCCACGCTGGTGGAGAACGGTCTCATCGAGTCGCCGCGGGAGTTCATCAACCCCGTGCCGCACGTCAGCTTCGTGCACGGCGCGGCCGACGTCGCCTTCCTGCGCCAGCGCTACGAGCTGCTCTCGGACCACCCGCTGTTCGCCGGCATGGAGTACACCGAGGACCCGGAGACCATCGCCCGCTGGGCGCCGCTGATGGCCGCCGAGCGCGACTTCGCGGCCTCCCCGGTGGCGATGACCCGCGCCGACGCCGGGACCGACGTCGACTTCGGCTCGCTGACCCGCCACCTGTTCGACTACGTCGAGCGGGGCGGGGCCCAGCTGCACTTCCGGCACGAGGTGCGCGACCTCACGCGGGGCCGTGACGGCCTGTGGGAGGCGTCGGTCAAGGACCTGGCCTCCGGGCGCCGGTCCACCGTGCGCGCGCGGTTCGTGTTCATCGGCTCCGGCGGAGGCGCCCTGACGCTGCTGCAGAAGTCGGGCATCTCCGAGGGCAGGGGCCTGGGCGGCTTCCCGGTCAGCGGTCAGTGGCTGCGCTGCACCAACCCCGAGGTCATCGCCCAGCACCAGGCCAAGGTGTACGGCAAGGAGGCCGTCGGTGCCCCGCCGATGTCGGTGCCGCACCTGGACACCCGCGTCATCGACGGCCAGCAGGACCTCCTGTTCGGCCCGTACGCGGGCTTCTCGCCCAAGTTCCTCAAGAACGGCAAGCTGACCGACCTGCTGAGCTCGGTCAAGCTGCACAACCTGCTGCCGCTGCTGTCGGTCGGCCTGCACAACACCGGCCTCGTGAAGTACCTCGTCGGACAGGTCCTGCAGTCGCGCAAGGCCCGGCTCAGGGCGCTGCAGCAGTTCGTGCCGACGGCGCGGCTGGAGGACTGGGAGCTCGTCACGGCCGGTCAGCGCGTGCAGGTGATCAAGCCGCGGGGCGAGGGGCAGACCGGCGCGCGCGGCACCCTGCAGTTCGGCACCGAGCTCGTCACCGCCGCCGACGGATCCGTGGCTGCGCTCCTCGGGGCCTCCCCGGGCGCCTCCACCGCCGTGCCCGTGATGCTCAAGCTGCTCGCACAGTGCTTCCCGGACAAGAAGGCGCAGTGGGCCCCGGTGCTCACCGAGCTCGTGCCCTCCTACGGCACGACGCTCGCGGACAACCCGGAGCTGCTCGCGACGGTGCACGAGACCACGGCGGCCGAGCTCGAGCTGACCTGGGTGGGCGGTCAGCCGGAGCGGGTCACCGCCTGA
- a CDS encoding alpha/beta hydrolase has product MEDLDIDSSGTRMGAWRLRARSDALLGPRGRPCVVMAHGFGATRDAGLLPFAEQFADAGADVVLFDYRGYGTSDTAAGFPRQDVDHRRHREDYAAAITAVRALDGVDPDRLVLWGSSYSGGHVLPVAAADGRIAAVISQGAAVDGLGALLLMLRVSGVRHVARITGHALRDVVGSRLGRPAHHIPVVGEPGTLAAIAAPDAATGYRVIMGPTFRNEMCARGVLRIALNRPVTAAPRVRCPLLVVVAERDNVANPSAVRKAAATAGGSVEVVELPSGHFDIYTGEAFERSVRAQVQFLTRTLAPV; this is encoded by the coding sequence GTGGAGGACCTGGACATCGACAGCAGCGGGACCCGGATGGGCGCGTGGCGGCTGCGGGCCCGGTCGGACGCCCTGCTCGGCCCCCGGGGTCGCCCGTGCGTGGTCATGGCCCACGGCTTCGGGGCCACCCGGGACGCGGGGCTGCTGCCGTTCGCGGAGCAGTTCGCCGATGCGGGTGCAGACGTCGTGCTGTTCGACTACCGCGGCTACGGCACCTCGGACACCGCGGCGGGGTTCCCGCGCCAGGACGTCGACCACCGGCGCCACCGGGAGGACTACGCCGCGGCGATCACGGCCGTGCGCGCGCTGGACGGTGTGGACCCGGACCGGCTCGTGCTGTGGGGCAGCTCCTACTCCGGCGGCCACGTGCTCCCGGTGGCCGCGGCGGACGGCCGGATCGCCGCCGTGATCTCCCAGGGTGCGGCGGTGGACGGCCTCGGCGCGCTGCTGCTCATGCTGCGGGTGTCCGGGGTGCGCCACGTCGCCCGGATCACCGGGCACGCGCTGCGCGACGTCGTCGGGTCACGGCTGGGCAGGCCCGCGCACCACATCCCGGTCGTCGGGGAGCCCGGAACGCTGGCCGCGATCGCCGCTCCGGACGCCGCCACCGGCTACCGGGTGATCATGGGGCCCACGTTCCGCAACGAGATGTGCGCCCGGGGTGTCCTGCGGATCGCGCTCAACCGACCGGTGACCGCGGCGCCCCGGGTGCGGTGCCCGCTGCTCGTCGTCGTCGCGGAGCGGGACAACGTGGCCAACCCGTCCGCCGTGCGGAAGGCGGCCGCCACGGCGGGCGGCTCCGTCGAGGTGGTGGAGCTGCCCAGCGGGCACTTCGACATCTACACCGGCGAGGCGTTCGAGCGTTCGGTGCGCGCACAGGTGCAGTTCCTGACCCGCACCCTCGCCCCGGTGTAG
- a CDS encoding MFS transporter codes for MGRVARVGRVAALRAAVADHPGLGRLVAVRFGAQWGDGLFQAALGGAVLFNPERQADPAAIVAGLAVLLLPYSVVGPFAGALLDRWDRRRVLLWANLVRAAGIGAVAVVVALGVSGPGLFVGALAVTGVSRFVLAGLSAALPHVVRTQAIVGVNAALATSGAVVAVLGAATALGVRAAVGAGDLGSGVTVAVAAVGSVGAGLVAAGYARQALGPGVGPADGTGSTVGAVAAGLGRGARAAWRAPGVAAALLALGAHRVAFGINTLLALLLVRYAFTGSSPLLPSGIAGFGQVVAAGAVGLLLAAVLTPLLVRRWGQRRAVTGALAVAVVAQLVLVPTLAQGPVLLAALVLGTAGQVVKLSADAAMQTQVDDAHRGQVFALQDALFNVAYVAAVAGAATVVPADGRSVGLAVAGGGVYALGLLGHLVVSHRRP; via the coding sequence GTGGGCCGGGTGGCGCGGGTGGGCCGGGTGGCGGCGCTGCGCGCAGCCGTGGCCGACCACCCGGGGCTCGGACGCCTGGTGGCCGTGCGCTTCGGCGCGCAGTGGGGCGACGGGCTGTTCCAGGCCGCGCTGGGGGGCGCAGTGCTGTTCAACCCGGAGCGCCAGGCCGACCCCGCGGCGATCGTCGCCGGGCTCGCCGTGCTGCTGCTGCCGTACTCGGTGGTGGGCCCCTTCGCCGGGGCGCTGCTGGACCGCTGGGACCGCCGCCGGGTGCTGCTGTGGGCGAACCTGGTGCGGGCCGCGGGAATCGGCGCGGTCGCGGTGGTGGTGGCCCTCGGGGTGAGCGGACCGGGGCTGTTCGTCGGGGCCCTGGCCGTGACGGGGGTGAGCCGCTTCGTGCTGGCCGGGCTCTCCGCCGCGCTGCCGCACGTGGTGCGCACGCAGGCGATCGTCGGCGTCAACGCGGCCCTGGCCACGTCGGGCGCGGTGGTGGCCGTGCTCGGGGCGGCCACGGCGCTGGGGGTGCGCGCCGCGGTGGGAGCGGGGGACCTCGGCTCGGGGGTGACGGTGGCGGTGGCTGCGGTGGGCTCGGTGGGGGCCGGGCTCGTGGCGGCGGGATACGCGCGGCAGGCGCTGGGACCCGGGGTGGGCCCGGCGGACGGGACCGGGTCGACGGTGGGGGCGGTGGCGGCCGGGCTGGGCCGCGGGGCCCGGGCGGCGTGGCGGGCGCCCGGGGTGGCCGCGGCGCTGCTGGCCCTCGGTGCGCACCGGGTGGCCTTCGGCATCAACACCCTGCTCGCGCTGCTGCTCGTGCGGTACGCGTTCACCGGGAGCAGCCCGCTGCTGCCGTCCGGGATCGCGGGGTTCGGCCAGGTGGTGGCCGCAGGGGCGGTGGGGCTCCTGCTGGCGGCGGTGCTGACCCCGCTGCTGGTGCGCCGGTGGGGGCAGCGCCGGGCCGTGACGGGCGCGCTGGCCGTGGCCGTGGTGGCCCAGCTCGTGCTGGTGCCGACCCTGGCGCAGGGGCCGGTGCTGCTCGCGGCGCTCGTGCTCGGGACGGCCGGGCAGGTGGTGAAGCTCAGCGCGGACGCCGCCATGCAGACACAGGTCGACGACGCGCACCGGGGGCAGGTCTTCGCGCTGCAGGACGCGCTGTTCAACGTGGCGTACGTGGCCGCGGTGGCCGGGGCCGCGACGGTCGTGCCGGCGGACGGGCGCTCGGTGGGGCTGGCCGTGGCGGGGGGCGGGGTCTACGCGCTGGGCCTGCTCGGCCACCTCGTGGTCAGCCACCGCCGCCCCTGA
- a CDS encoding glutamate decarboxylase — MTAAEPDDDVLLPAYTGRLGLEPVPARTLPEREMTPGAAYRFIHDELMLDGSSRLNLATFVTTWMEPEAERLMAESFDKNMIDKDEYPATAAIEARCVAVVADLFHAQVAVGADPTGVSTIGSSEAVMLAGLALKWRWRARRDQTGRPTPNLVLGTNVQVVWEKFCRYFDVEARYLPVEPGRYVITPEQVAAAVDEDTIGVVAILGTTFTGELEPVAEICAALDAVAAKGGPDVPVHVDAASGGFVVPFLDPDLAWDFRLPRVASINVSGHKYGLTYPGLGFVVWRAPEDLPDDLVFHVNYLGGDMPTFTLNFSRPGNQVVGQYYNFLRLGRDGYTRVMQSLRTTAVWLSGEIAALDCFDLLSDGSAIPVFAFRVVGEPGFTVFDVSHELRARGWQVPAYTMPENATEVAVLRVVVREGFSGDLARSLRDDLCTVVDELTARGGRGSSAAHFAH, encoded by the coding sequence GTGACCGCAGCCGAGCCCGACGACGACGTCCTCCTGCCCGCCTACACCGGGCGCCTCGGCCTCGAACCGGTCCCGGCGCGCACCCTGCCCGAGCGGGAGATGACCCCCGGGGCGGCGTACCGGTTCATCCACGACGAGCTGATGCTCGACGGCAGCTCACGGCTGAACCTCGCCACGTTCGTCACCACCTGGATGGAGCCCGAGGCCGAGCGCCTGATGGCCGAGTCCTTCGACAAGAACATGATCGACAAGGACGAGTACCCGGCGACGGCCGCGATCGAGGCCCGCTGCGTCGCGGTGGTCGCGGACCTGTTCCACGCGCAGGTCGCCGTGGGGGCCGACCCCACGGGGGTCTCCACGATCGGCTCCTCTGAGGCCGTGATGCTCGCCGGGCTCGCCCTGAAGTGGCGCTGGCGGGCGCGGCGCGACCAAACCGGGCGGCCGACGCCGAACCTCGTGCTCGGCACCAACGTCCAGGTGGTGTGGGAGAAGTTCTGCCGCTACTTCGACGTCGAGGCGCGCTACCTGCCCGTCGAGCCCGGCCGCTACGTCATCACCCCCGAGCAGGTCGCCGCCGCGGTCGACGAGGACACGATCGGTGTCGTGGCCATCCTCGGCACCACCTTCACCGGCGAGCTCGAGCCGGTCGCCGAGATCTGCGCGGCCCTCGACGCGGTCGCGGCGAAGGGCGGCCCGGACGTCCCCGTGCACGTCGACGCAGCCAGCGGCGGCTTCGTGGTGCCGTTCCTCGACCCGGACCTGGCGTGGGACTTCCGGCTGCCGCGGGTGGCCAGCATCAACGTCTCCGGCCACAAGTACGGCCTCACCTACCCGGGCCTGGGCTTCGTGGTGTGGCGCGCACCGGAGGACCTGCCCGACGACCTCGTCTTCCACGTGAACTACCTGGGCGGGGACATGCCCACCTTCACCCTGAACTTCTCCCGGCCCGGCAACCAGGTCGTCGGGCAGTACTACAACTTCCTGCGCCTGGGCCGCGACGGCTACACCCGGGTCATGCAGAGCCTGCGCACCACCGCGGTGTGGCTCTCCGGCGAGATCGCCGCGCTGGACTGCTTCGACCTGCTGTCCGACGGCTCCGCCATCCCGGTGTTCGCGTTCCGGGTGGTCGGCGAGCCGGGCTTCACCGTCTTCGACGTCTCCCACGAGCTGCGGGCCCGTGGCTGGCAGGTGCCCGCGTACACCATGCCGGAGAACGCCACGGAGGTCGCCGTGCTCCGGGTGGTGGTGCGGGAGGGGTTCAGCGGCGACCTGGCCCGCTCGCTGCGCGACGACCTCTGCACCGTGGTCGACGAGCTCACGGCGCGGGGCGGCCGGGGCTCGAGCGCCGCCCACTTCGCACACTGA
- a CDS encoding YqgE/AlgH family protein, which yields MPPASAPPVEPGSLLVSATALTEATFRRTVVYVVDHSVEGTVGVVLNRPSDTAVHDVLPAWSEHAVRPRALFVGGPVTRDSALCLGTVRVGCSAEGVRGLRPVQGRVVLVDLDGDPSELAPLLDGVRVFVGYAGWSAGQLDGELARGDWLVLASLPTDVLEPGRVDLWGRVLRRQPMPVALLASHPLETDRN from the coding sequence GTGCCTCCTGCGAGCGCTCCCCCGGTGGAGCCCGGCAGCCTGCTCGTCTCCGCCACGGCGCTGACCGAGGCGACCTTCCGCCGGACCGTCGTCTACGTGGTGGACCACTCGGTCGAGGGCACGGTCGGCGTGGTCCTCAACCGGCCCAGCGACACCGCGGTGCACGACGTGCTGCCGGCCTGGTCCGAGCACGCCGTGCGGCCTCGGGCGCTGTTCGTCGGCGGGCCCGTCACCCGGGACTCGGCGCTGTGCCTGGGCACCGTCCGGGTGGGCTGCAGCGCCGAGGGCGTGCGCGGGTTGCGGCCGGTGCAGGGTCGGGTGGTGCTGGTGGACCTCGACGGCGACCCCTCCGAGCTCGCACCGCTGCTGGACGGGGTGCGGGTGTTCGTGGGCTACGCGGGGTGGTCGGCCGGGCAGCTCGACGGTGAGCTCGCCCGCGGCGACTGGCTCGTGCTGGCCTCGCTGCCCACCGACGTGCTCGAGCCCGGCCGGGTCGACCTGTGGGGGCGGGTGCTGCGCCGCCAGCCGATGCCCGTGGCCCTGCTGGCCAGCCACCCGCTGGAGACCGACCGCAACTGA